The Haloarchaeobius amylolyticus genome window below encodes:
- a CDS encoding zinc-dependent alcohol dehydrogenase family protein, whose protein sequence is MRAVVFQGTGEPLSVEEVDRPECDEDGIVVETEACGVCRSDWHAWQGDWQWIGMMPTPGLVFGHEPAGTVVEVGENVDRFRPGDRVTNPFNLGCGSCHHCRSGRGNICERSVPMGFLPIQGGAFAEYYPVRNADHNVVKLPDGVDPVDVAGLGCRFATAFHGLVHRVDVTPGDWVAVHGCGGVGLSAVHIADALGANVIAVDLAEEKLERAQELGADRLVNVNEVQDVPQAVKKHTESSRGADVAVDALGIAETCQNAMNSLGKGGQHLQIGMTTSDEGGQVSLPVDTMVTDEREFYGSFGTPPNEYDEIFRMMETGKLEPGRIVSERISLDEVPGVVENLGDYDTVGIPVCDTF, encoded by the coding sequence ATGCGCGCAGTCGTCTTCCAGGGAACTGGCGAACCGCTGTCGGTCGAGGAGGTCGACCGACCCGAGTGCGACGAGGACGGCATCGTCGTCGAGACCGAGGCCTGCGGAGTGTGCCGGAGCGACTGGCACGCCTGGCAGGGCGACTGGCAGTGGATCGGGATGATGCCCACGCCCGGCCTCGTCTTCGGCCACGAACCCGCCGGCACCGTCGTCGAGGTCGGCGAGAACGTCGACCGGTTCCGGCCCGGCGACCGCGTCACGAACCCGTTCAACCTCGGCTGTGGCTCCTGTCACCACTGCCGGAGCGGCCGCGGAAACATCTGCGAGCGCTCGGTCCCGATGGGCTTCCTCCCCATCCAGGGCGGCGCCTTCGCCGAGTACTACCCCGTCAGGAACGCCGACCACAACGTCGTGAAACTCCCCGATGGCGTGGACCCCGTCGACGTGGCCGGCCTCGGCTGCCGGTTCGCGACCGCCTTCCACGGGCTGGTCCACCGGGTCGACGTGACCCCCGGCGACTGGGTCGCGGTCCACGGCTGCGGCGGCGTCGGCCTCTCGGCGGTCCACATCGCCGACGCCCTCGGCGCGAACGTCATCGCGGTCGACCTCGCGGAGGAGAAACTGGAGCGTGCCCAGGAACTGGGTGCAGACCGCCTCGTGAACGTCAACGAGGTACAGGACGTGCCGCAGGCAGTGAAGAAGCACACCGAGTCGTCGCGAGGTGCCGACGTCGCGGTCGACGCACTGGGCATCGCCGAGACCTGCCAGAACGCGATGAACTCGCTCGGGAAGGGCGGCCAGCACCTCCAGATCGGGATGACGACGAGCGACGAAGGTGGGCAGGTGTCGCTCCCGGTGGACACCATGGTCACCGACGAGCGCGAGTTCTACGGCTCGTTCGGGACGCCGCCGAACGAGTACGACGAGATATTCCGGATGATGGAGACGGGGAAGCTAGAGCCCGGCCGCATCGTGTCAGAGCGCATCTCGCTCGACGAGGTGCCCGGCGTCGTCGAGAACCTGGGGGACTACGACACGGTCGGGATTCCCGTCTGCGATACGTTCTGA
- a CDS encoding SCP2 sterol-binding domain-containing protein — protein sequence MAIAMPSEAGAWIDAWQDKLNESERYSEVGSGWGVGFNGSFLFVIEPDGTYDGDPVYLYVDLEDGECTEARQVASEDDVDWGFAFRGSYADWKDLVHGDTDAIEGMMGGKFDLDGDMQKVLQYSNAAVVMTENASEIDTEFEY from the coding sequence ATGGCTATCGCGATGCCCAGCGAGGCGGGTGCATGGATCGACGCGTGGCAGGACAAGCTCAACGAGTCCGAGCGATACAGCGAGGTCGGCTCGGGCTGGGGCGTCGGGTTCAACGGCTCGTTCCTGTTCGTCATCGAGCCCGACGGCACCTACGACGGCGACCCGGTGTACCTCTACGTCGACCTCGAAGACGGCGAGTGCACCGAGGCGAGGCAGGTCGCCAGCGAGGACGACGTGGACTGGGGCTTCGCCTTCCGCGGGAGTTACGCCGACTGGAAGGACCTCGTCCACGGCGACACCGACGCCATCGAGGGCATGATGGGCGGGAAGTTCGACCTCGACGGTGACATGCAGAAGGTGCTGCAGTACTCCAACGCGGCGGTCGTCATGACCGAGAACGCCTCGGAGATCGACACCGAGTTCGAGTACTGA
- a CDS encoding SDR family oxidoreductase, with protein MPTEKVAIVTAAGSGIGEACARRLHEDGYTPILLSPSGSAVEVADELGGDGFEGSVTDPADLATLVETTYERYGRIDAVVNNTGHPATGDLLDISDEAWHDGLDLVLLNTVRMARLVTPIMQDQGHGAIVNISTFSAFEPSSDFPVSSVLRAGLGSFTKLYADRYASSGIRMNTVQPGFVDSYEVDAETRQRIPMERPARTAEIADTVAYLLSADSSYITGQNIRVDGGLTASM; from the coding sequence ATGCCGACAGAGAAGGTAGCGATAGTGACAGCGGCCGGGAGTGGTATCGGCGAAGCCTGTGCGCGGCGACTTCACGAGGACGGGTACACGCCGATTCTCCTGTCACCGTCGGGGAGCGCCGTCGAGGTCGCGGACGAACTCGGTGGAGACGGGTTCGAAGGCTCGGTGACCGACCCTGCTGACCTGGCGACCCTCGTCGAGACGACGTACGAGCGCTACGGTCGAATCGACGCGGTGGTGAACAACACGGGCCACCCGGCGACGGGCGACCTTCTCGATATCTCCGACGAAGCGTGGCACGACGGGCTCGACCTCGTACTGTTGAATACGGTCCGGATGGCGCGACTCGTCACCCCCATCATGCAGGACCAGGGGCACGGGGCCATCGTGAACATCTCGACCTTCTCGGCGTTCGAGCCGTCGAGCGACTTCCCCGTCTCGTCGGTGCTTCGCGCTGGACTCGGGAGTTTCACCAAACTCTACGCCGACCGATACGCGTCGTCCGGCATCCGGATGAACACCGTCCAGCCGGGGTTCGTCGACAGTTACGAGGTGGATGCAGAGACGAGGCAGCGGATCCCGATGGAACGCCCGGCTCGGACCGCAGAGATCGCAGACACGGTCGCGTACCTGCTCTCCGCCGACTCGAGCTACATCACGGGGCAGAACATCCGGGTCGATGGTGGCCTGACAGCCTCGATGTAG
- a CDS encoding helix-turn-helix domain-containing protein — MKSVGLRLRPAEGAFPGVDEALAGIPGVTREGIQHLEWLADGTYAMLYRVSGGDGAAIGEVLTDHEEVLQYDVVAAGADQCYVFVNVAEQESVSALLRVLDEHRLLLDPPLRVTDDGLCVTVAGDGDALQAAFADVTEVDVPIEVEWTGGYRPGEPAALTRLTDRQREALEAAHALGFYETPRRASFADIGEALECSPSTANELLRRAEARVVRSLLDG, encoded by the coding sequence ATGAAGTCCGTAGGGCTGCGACTCCGACCGGCCGAGGGCGCGTTCCCGGGCGTGGACGAGGCGCTCGCGGGGATTCCGGGCGTGACCCGCGAGGGCATCCAGCACCTGGAGTGGCTGGCCGACGGGACCTACGCGATGCTGTACCGCGTCTCGGGCGGTGACGGGGCGGCCATCGGCGAGGTGCTCACGGACCACGAGGAGGTGTTGCAGTACGACGTGGTCGCGGCGGGAGCAGACCAGTGCTACGTGTTCGTCAACGTGGCGGAGCAGGAGTCCGTCAGTGCGTTGCTCCGGGTCCTCGATGAGCATCGCTTGCTGCTCGACCCGCCCCTCCGGGTGACCGACGACGGGCTCTGCGTGACGGTGGCCGGTGACGGCGACGCCCTGCAGGCGGCCTTCGCGGACGTGACCGAGGTGGACGTCCCCATCGAGGTGGAGTGGACCGGCGGCTATCGACCGGGTGAGCCGGCAGCCCTCACGCGGCTGACCGACCGCCAGCGCGAGGCGCTTGAGGCGGCCCACGCGCTCGGGTTCTACGAGACGCCGCGGCGGGCGTCGTTCGCGGATATCGGCGAGGCGCTCGAGTGCTCGCCGAGTACGGCCAACGAGCTCCTGCGCCGGGCCGAGGCGCGGGTGGTGCGATCGCTGCTCGACGGGTGA
- a CDS encoding SDR family oxidoreductase: MSVTFDFSDRVAIVTGASGALGSAVVAAFREAGATVCAVDIVPPDDEDSLLDTDDDTHFYEADLTDESAVETLMENVVSGHGRIDCLCNVAGTWRGGQPIEETDLGEFEFLVNVNLKSAFLASKHALPHLREQAGAIVSVSARSSLEGGEGDGPYRITKAGIRILTETLAEENLGTVRANCVMPSVLDTPMNREMMEPSDDWVDPADVARTMLFLCSDAASVTSGAAVPVYGEA; this comes from the coding sequence ATGTCGGTAACCTTCGACTTCTCCGACCGCGTCGCCATCGTGACAGGTGCCTCGGGCGCCCTCGGGAGCGCCGTCGTCGCCGCCTTCCGCGAGGCGGGCGCGACCGTCTGTGCCGTCGACATCGTCCCGCCGGACGACGAGGACTCGCTGCTGGACACCGACGACGACACCCACTTCTACGAGGCCGACCTGACCGACGAGAGTGCGGTCGAGACGCTGATGGAGAACGTCGTCTCGGGCCACGGCCGCATCGACTGCCTCTGCAACGTCGCCGGTACCTGGCGCGGCGGCCAGCCCATCGAGGAGACCGACCTCGGGGAGTTCGAGTTCCTCGTGAACGTCAACCTGAAGTCGGCGTTCCTCGCCTCGAAGCACGCCCTGCCCCACCTCCGCGAGCAGGCGGGTGCCATCGTCTCCGTCTCGGCGCGCTCCTCGCTGGAGGGTGGCGAGGGCGACGGGCCGTACCGCATCACCAAGGCGGGCATCCGCATCCTGACGGAGACGCTCGCCGAGGAGAACCTCGGCACGGTGCGGGCGAACTGCGTGATGCCCTCCGTGCTCGACACGCCGATGAACCGCGAGATGATGGAGCCGAGCGACGACTGGGTCGACCCCGCCGACGTGGCGCGGACGATGCTGTTCCTCTGCTCGGACGCCGCCAGCGTGACCAGCGGGGCCGCGGTCCCGGTCTACGGCGAGGCCTGA